atatttcttataattttctagaatttttaagttttttttatttttagaactaTTAAAGTGGAAGGTACCTATTTTGTCCACATGTCACATCCTAATTTGACCACTTCACTTAATTTATCTAAAACAAACGACGTTAATCGTCTGCTTGTAAgaattaatttattcaataaattttaactttaaaaactaatttgatctaaaaatattcagtGTCTAAATTTTGAGGTCATTCTATATATTAAGcctaacaaatatttatttataaatatttatttgctCATGTTATTTGATAGCACTTATAACcaattaaaactttaaaatatataaaatttcaaaagaatTATTGTTGAAAGTTTGTTTTATAAGGTATAAATttaatgtatattatataataaGATATGCAAACATTTTAAGTAACAATGTAATGTGTCATTTTAATATTGTGACAAGTGTCACGTGTAAATtgctaatatttatattattaataaaatattgattaaattgatattacagattaattaaatattaattcagttaaaaataattaattatttttactaaattactattattatttcgaTTACAAATAGTTGGAGTCAAGTGCCAGCAACGAGTTGAAGATTTGCTTCGGCTACAAATACATCATGGATGCCATGTGGgggtaaatttgaaatttagataCACTTTCGAGACTGCAATTCTACAAGAAAAATTGTATTTAGATGAACTAACTCAATATCAAATTTTATGGTTAAGATTGTATCACGGGCCTCGCAAAGGTGCTGCTTGTGGGCATATATACCCCAAGAATTTCCATATTCTTTCCGATGTGGGATCAACGTACCTTATCTATTTTTTTAAAGCGTTTGACGTGACATTCTTCCCACCCAATCACTTTCCATTCCTAAAAGATATATCTAATAGGATTAATCCACATTGTCTACTTCCTTCATCATGGGCTCCTCTATTACAAATGGTCCACTTGGCCTACCCACTTGTTGGGGTGCTTCGCATGAAATCAAGCAGTCAAAAGTCGCCTACTCCCTTCATAATGGGTTCCATCACAATTGATCAACTCAACCTATCCATCTGTTGGGGCGCCTTGCGTGTAATCCAACAATTAATACGCCTTTAGAGAACAGGTTTTGAGTTTCACGAGAACCGACCTTCGAGGATTGAGAGCCTCTATCATGTGATAAAATTGAGATTATGCATGCTAGATTTCGTGCAACATAATGTTTCAATAATCAGAGCGTAGCTCatgatttgtaaaataaaaattaatatttactcCAACTCAAACATAAATCCTTGAGTTTAAAGTCAAAGATCCTAATATTACGAGTTTTAAGTATTAACTCCAATTCAAACAACCACAAATGCAGGAGAAATTATAAAAACtactatatatataatttttttcttaCGAATTCCTTACAAATTACCATGTATTAATCTAATCAAGGGAGAAAATCCCAGCTAAATTCTGATGTTAATTTTCCCAACCTAAACTAAAATACCCTCTTTTTTTCCGAGAAAATAATTCTGAAAACTTTCAAACTTTACAAAATCCTAAGTACAAatgtacatatatttttattttttttaacaaaGAAAAAGATTAAATACCAGTGAAGGAAACCCTCCCAAAACCCCAATGGCCAATCTGATACAGCTCTAACCAAACACTCTCGGCTTCAAATCTGGCACCAAATGTccccatttcttcttcttcttcttcaaatccTGCTGGAAATTCCCAGATTTCCTGTTCTACCCTTACCCTCCCTCTGAAATTCTCGTCACCTTCATTAACAGTAGCACTAGTTTTCTTGCGTTTTCTCTTCATTTTCCCGAACCCCAAACACCTCCTCCCCATTTTCCACGGTAGCTTAATCAATGCAAGTGTCAAAAAGTTGAGCAAAGCACAAGGGCAACAACAGATTGCGACACAATCGGCGATTACACCAGCGGTGCATGATCCACAATACTTGCCTGAacactccatcaaatccccaccttctttttctccttcatCAATGGCGCTCTTCTTTTTCCTTGCAGATCTTCCTTTTCCTTTATGTGAATTCCCTTCCATTTGAATTTCTTCAATcatttctctctttctctctctctctctaataTCTGACGCATTGAATATAATCTGTACAATGTTGAGATGAAAGTTTTTAGAGCTTCATATTTTTTTAAATGCTATAAAGTTATATGTACAGCGAACTGAGTCCCCTCCCCCCTTCTTACATGCATTTTTATCTCTGTAATAATTCAGCAACACTGGTAGATAACCGGAAACCTCACGCGCAGAAGTGGGGGGTGAGATGAAGAACCAATGAAGGTTTGACATAGATGGAGAGTGTGTGAGAATTTGGATTGGGCGCGTGGAAGTTTGATAtgcaatttttgtaaaattttctgagATTACCTAAACCTCCCTGTTTTTAGCAGGTTAACAACAATGGAAAGTTTCTTAAATTACAATAAAATGCCAacttatttcctttttttttttttaaataaaatttcctTGTAACCAAGTTTGTCTTGTGATTTAAAGCTTTTTTAgcttaaatagtaaaaatggtaGATATAATACTATTAacgaaaaaataattaaaatatgagcccaaaaataatttaaaaaatatgtaacACGAACaggaaaattaaagaaaaaaattaaggaAAAAAGAAGGAAGGCGTGGGGTGCTTGAAAATGGAAATGTGACTGAGACGAGACACCGGAGACAGTAATACCCCGTTCAATAatatttttctttccatttcctaTTACTACTGATAACTATCATaataaattacataaataaataagcAAATGTCTGTCTCTTTCGACGTACCTATTTTAGTTTTGAAACAAGGGTAAAATTACCTCCCTGATCACTTTAAAGTAAAGTCggttcaattttaattattttaatttttaatataattactttaaataaaataatcgtgtaaattaatcattaaaatttttatttttctaacgGAATACTAATATAGCATATTATCGCATTAAGTAATTAGCACATGACATtaaatacaaaataaattttatttatttatgaacacTATATATATTAGATTTTTTCATCTTCAATAATcacattaaattataattaaatttattattggaTAAATTCAACCATTAACGTTATATTTTCTATCAACAAAACTTAAAAGTTCACTTAAAAGAACGTAAAGTTCCGTGTCACTAGACCCACAACATGGATACTGTCCATTATTTCATATTGGAATAAAGCaatatttacttttttattttttttaaactttgaTCCCAGCAATGTTGTGATACCAAAATCTGAAAAATGTTAATAAGTTATAGAAATAATATAAACAAAAAATGGATTTAGTTTTTTTCAACTCGAAGAATTGTAAATTTAGTTTTTGCTTgtccatatttaatttttaagattaaattttatttaaaattaaattttaaaatgcacTAAAAGAATGCTAAAACAAATTTGTTATcagtatttatattaaaaacaataccataaatataattttattttgtattaaaaacacaaataaatatataaatattttattgtattaaatataatattttgagTTGAGTTATTTAGTTGTgtaattttttttagattttgggtaatgagtttaattgttattagatgagtgatttaatataaatataaatatatataattattatttaatatatataattaatataatattattttataacataatatttGGGCTGAGCTTGGGCCAATAAATTTTATTGAAAGCCCGACTTATatagaaaaaaaaacttaaaattttattaaatccattttccaaactGGCCTTTAGGTTTGGGAGGTTAGCTCAACGCATGAGCGTGTCTACTCAAGATATgacgattatatatatatattagaacatTGAACATTATTTATGATgatatttaagaaaaatattattaatatattatttattttataatttaacataaatagTATATTAGGGtgtgtttgataaattgaaattttaaatgctAAAAATTAAGTACTAAATTTTATAAGtgctaaatttatattaaaaccgattggtaaatttaaaaaatttagttCTAAATTTTAATCTtactaatataatattttatattattttgaatagttttagatgaaaaataaatatgataatttgaatatctcattttttatttttaataaaataaaattaatttaatattttttacataAGTAGCTACCTACTTACCTATTTTATTCAACACTTTATTGttgaaaatattatattaaaataattaaaataattatcgaatatatttaaaatattaaa
This is a stretch of genomic DNA from Gossypium arboreum isolate Shixiya-1 chromosome 11, ASM2569848v2, whole genome shotgun sequence. It encodes these proteins:
- the LOC108472880 gene encoding uncharacterized protein LOC108472880 translates to MIEEIQMEGNSHKGKGRSARKKKSAIDEGEKEGGDLMECSGKYCGSCTAGVIADCVAICCCPCALLNFLTLALIKLPWKMGRRCLGFGKMKRKRKKTSATVNEGDENFRGRVRVEQEIWEFPAGFEEEEEEMGTFGARFEAESVWLELYQIGHWGFGRVSFTGI